The following are encoded in a window of Castanea sativa cultivar Marrone di Chiusa Pesio chromosome 5, ASM4071231v1 genomic DNA:
- the LOC142636197 gene encoding uncharacterized protein LOC142636197 has translation MVEEIEEEAVQLARPQGRRIRKRALKNKALSVKFNEKDLRDYVTGFHKRKKKRRKEANKQQEEAQRRKRIELRKKRKLEKEMVLYGGAPPANDSVPDENEEDDEEDEETELIASVSGMTTYDNGNMKVTVTTCEISREEETLPSDKTEAAVPRPAGADKKHTVPVTKKKAFKRVARTKSRSKPQNKRDKKKGKNKNKKMR, from the exons ATGGTGGAAGAAATTGAAGAGGAGGCAGTCCAGCTCGCACGGCCCCAAGGCCGTCGTATAAGGAAGAGGGCTCTCAAAAACAAAGCTCTCTCCGTCAAATTCAACGAGAAAGATCTCAG GGACTATGTGACTGGGTTTcacaagaggaagaagaaaagaagaaaggaagctAATAAGCAGCAAGAGGAGGCTCAAAGGCGAAAGCGTATTGAGCTGCGCAAAAAG AGgaaattggaaaaagaaatggttcTCTATGGTGGAGCTCCACCAGCCAATGATTCAGTGCCTGATGAAAATGAGGAGGacgatgaagaagatgaagaaacgGAGCTAATTGCATCTGTTTCTG GGATGACAACATATGACAATGGCAACATGAAAGTCACAGTAACAACATGTGAGATTTCTCGTGAAGAAGAAACCTTGCCAAGTGACAAAACAGAGGCAGCAGTGCCACGACCAGCTGGAGCTGATAAGAAGCACACCGTGCCTGTAACTAAGAAGAAAGCATTCAAGAGAGTTGCAAGAACAAAGTCACGATCAAAGCCTCAAAATAAAAGAGacaaaaagaagggaaagaacaagaacaaaaagaTGCGCTAG
- the LOC142635827 gene encoding F-box/kelch-repeat protein At3g23880-like, protein MSNYLPLEVVEEILVNQPAKSLMRFRSVCKTWYSLISNSCFATAHLARSNQRPSPYFLFGRGCRGKQRFSLHSNPAMDSSNFTEFQPPYEGRYANFKLVGSVNGLICLVDGGNFILWNPSINRYVQLPDLHRTRYICCHGFGYHAPTNEYKVMRIRYSERDENTLVAEIYSFNNGECRLLTFSASAPIILRQDTASVFMNGALHWLVRRTQNPRYNFIMSFNLGDETVFHEVPMPKVLETENNYQYNQYYSLLTGFNIVMLNGLLALYGGVGPLEFHHNKDWLAKKHDVWVMKEYGVVEFWTKLYVIDLSERWGMVIGFKKNGEVLVTFPDRYPSCKSDLSLYEPYSLRKIWNLQINETRSCFYLDNYVESLVLLDGIKKARVIKERKRKNRNKKNMKVAGTL, encoded by the coding sequence atGTCAAACTATTTGCCCTTAGAGGTTGTTGAAGAAATTCTTGTAAATCAACCGGCGAAATCATTGATGCGATTCAGGTCCGTTTGCAAGACATGGTACTCTCTCATCTCTAACTCTTGCTTTGCCACCGCTCACCTCGCTCGCAGCAACCAACGCCCATCACCCTATTTTCTATTTGGGCGTGGTTGCCGCGGAAAACAACGTTTTAGTTTGCATAGCAATCCAGCCATGGACTCATCAAATTTCACTGAGTTCCAACCTCCATATGAGGGTAGATATGCCAACTTCAAACTAGTCGGTTCAGTCAATGGACTAATTTGTCTGGTTGATGGTGGGAATTTTATTCTTTGGAACCCTTCTATTAATAGATACGTGCAACTTCCAGATCTCCATCGTACACGATATATTTGTTGCCATGGCTTTGGATATCACGCCCCAACTAACGAGTACAAAGTGATGAGAATTAGGTATTCGGAACGGGACGAGAATACTCTTGTGGCTGAGATTTATAGTTTTAATAATGGTGAATGTCGCCTTTTGACTTTCTCAGCAAGTGCTCCTATTATTCTTCGACAAGATACTGCCTCGGTTTTCATGAACGGGGCATTGCACTGGCTTGTTAGGAGAACGCAAAACCCCAGGTACAACTTTATTATGTCTTTTAATTTGGGTGATGAGACTGTTTTTCATGAAGTGCCTATGCCTAAAGTTTTAGAAACAGAAAACAATTATCAATATAATCAATATTATTCATTACTAACGGGATTCAATATTGTGATGCTTAATGGATTACTTGCTCTATACGGAGGGGTGGGGCCACTGGAGTTTCACCACAACAAGGATTGGCTGGCTAAAAAGCATGATGTGTGGGTGATGAAAGAGTATGGAGTTGTGGAATTTTGGACTAAGCTATACGTTATTGATCTTAGTGAAAGATGGGGAATGGTGATAGGTTTCAAGAAAAATGGTGAAGTTCTTGTAACTTTTCCAGATAGATATCCATCTTGCAAAAGCGACTTGTCTTTATATGAACCATacagtttaagaaaaatatggaaTCTTCAAATCAATGAGACAAGAAGTTGTTTCTATTTGGATAATTACGTGGAAAGCCTAGTTCTATTGGATGGAATTAAAAAAGCAAGAgttatcaaagaaagaaaaagaaaaaacaggaaCAAGAAGAATATGAAGGTGGCCGGGACACTATAG
- the LOC142635828 gene encoding F-box protein At2g21930-like → MQHLSDLSNYLPLEVIEEILVRLSAKSLLRFRSVCKKWYSLISNSRFATTHLDRNNQRPSLYFLFGRGYDRKQRLTLHSNPAIDSSDFIEFHCPYEHGWTNFKIVSSVNGLICLVNNTKFILWNPSINRSVQLPNLHSRRYIYCHGFGYHAPTKEYKAVRITYLEVHEPVAEIYNYTLNNGECHLFTLSSSAHFFVQHETVSVSMNGALHWLAATKSQNPEQHAYHNFILSFNLGDENVFHEVLVSKA, encoded by the coding sequence atgcagcATCTTTCAGATTTGTCAAACTATTTGCCCCTAGAGgtaattgaagaaattcttgtaAGACTATCGGCGAAGTCATTGCTGAGATTCAGGTCCGTTTGCAAGAAATGGTATTCTCTCATCTCTAACTCTCGCTTTGCCACCACTCACCTCGATCGCAACAACCAACGCCCAtcactctattttttatttgggcgTGGTTACGACAGAAAACAACGTTTAACTTTGCACAGCAACCCAGCCATAGACTCATCTGATTTCATTGAGTTCCACTGTCCGTATGAGCATGGATGGACCAACTTCAAAATAGTCAGTTCAGTCAATGGACTAATTTGTCTGGTTAACAATACAAAATTTATTCTTTGGAACCCTTCTATTAATAGATCCGTGCAGCTTCCAAATCTCCATAGTAGGCGATATATTTATTGTCATGGATTTGGATATCATGCCCCAACTAAAGAATACAAAGCGGTGAGAATTACATATCTGGAGGTACATGAGCCCGTGGCTGAGATTTATAATTATACTCTTAATAATGGTGAATGTCACCTTTTTACTCTCTCATCAAGTGCTCACTTTTTTGTTCAACACGAGACTGTCTCGGTTTCTATGAATGGGGCATTGCACTGGCTTGCTGCTACGAAGAGTCAAAATCCCGAGCAGCATGCttatcacaattttattttgtctttcaATTTGGGTGATGAGAATGTTTTTCATGAAGTGCTTGTGTCTAAGGCCtag